The following are encoded in a window of Halosolutus halophilus genomic DNA:
- a CDS encoding RtcB family protein has protein sequence MSKATFDADGITLEQVHEYVWEIPREGDMRTPARVLASEALLEEIKEDKTLEQIKNTTHLPGITKHAICMPDGHQGYGFPVGGVGALDAENGCISPGAVGYDINCGVRMMRTNLTYDDLQGREEELVDSLFANIPSGLGGGGVVESGVDTVDEILARGVDWALENGHAVEDDLLHCEDEGMREGADPSKVSQKAKDRGKNQIGSLGSGNHFLEVQRVTDVFDAEVGAAFGLEEDQIVVLIHCGSRGLGHQTCTDYLRKIERQHQGLLNQLPDKELAAAPAGSQLAEDYYGAMNAAINFAWVNRQLVMHRTRQVFERVFERSWEEMDMHLLYDVAHNIAKKETHVVDGAERELYVHRKGATRAFPAGHPEVPTAYRDVGQPVIIPGSMGTGSYVLRGGENSMDLTFGSTAHGAGRLMSRTQAKNEYWGGDVKQQLEAQDQIYVKAQSGATVAEEAPGVYKDVDEVVRVSDELGIGDKVARTFPVCNIKG, from the coding sequence ATGAGCAAGGCCACGTTCGACGCGGACGGAATCACGCTCGAACAGGTGCACGAGTACGTCTGGGAGATCCCGCGGGAGGGTGACATGCGGACTCCGGCACGGGTACTGGCGAGCGAGGCGCTCCTGGAGGAGATCAAGGAGGACAAGACGCTCGAGCAGATCAAGAATACGACCCACCTGCCCGGTATCACGAAGCACGCGATCTGTATGCCCGACGGCCACCAGGGGTACGGCTTCCCCGTCGGCGGGGTGGGTGCGCTGGATGCCGAGAACGGCTGTATTTCGCCCGGAGCGGTCGGCTACGATATTAATTGCGGCGTCCGGATGATGCGGACGAACCTCACGTACGACGACCTTCAGGGCCGGGAGGAGGAACTCGTCGACTCGCTGTTCGCAAACATCCCCTCTGGACTGGGCGGCGGCGGCGTCGTCGAATCGGGCGTCGATACCGTCGACGAAATTCTCGCAAGGGGGGTCGACTGGGCGCTCGAGAACGGCCACGCCGTCGAGGACGACCTGCTCCACTGCGAGGACGAGGGGATGCGCGAGGGCGCGGATCCCTCGAAGGTGAGCCAGAAAGCCAAGGATCGCGGGAAGAACCAGATCGGATCGCTGGGTTCGGGGAACCACTTCCTCGAGGTCCAGCGCGTGACCGACGTTTTCGACGCCGAGGTGGGCGCGGCCTTCGGCCTCGAAGAAGATCAGATCGTCGTCCTGATCCACTGTGGGTCCCGCGGCCTGGGCCACCAGACCTGCACCGATTACCTGCGGAAGATCGAACGGCAACACCAGGGGCTGCTGAACCAGTTGCCGGACAAGGAACTGGCGGCCGCACCCGCGGGATCGCAGCTCGCCGAGGACTACTACGGGGCGATGAACGCGGCGATCAACTTCGCGTGGGTCAATCGCCAGCTGGTCATGCACCGCACGCGGCAGGTGTTCGAACGGGTGTTCGAGCGCTCGTGGGAAGAGATGGACATGCATCTCCTGTACGACGTGGCGCACAATATCGCGAAGAAGGAGACGCACGTCGTGGACGGGGCGGAACGCGAACTCTACGTCCACCGCAAGGGCGCGACGCGGGCGTTCCCCGCCGGCCACCCCGAGGTCCCGACGGCCTACCGCGACGTCGGCCAGCCCGTCATCATCCCCGGCAGCATGGGGACCGGCAGCTACGTCCTGCGCGGCGGCGAGAACTCCATGGACCTCACGTTCGGCTCGACCGCACACGGCGCGGGCCGGCTGATGAGTCGCACGCAGGCCAAAAACGAGTACTGGGGCGGCGACGTAAAGCAGCAACTCGAGGCGCAGGATCAGATCTACGTGAAGGCCCAGTCCGGCGCGACCGTCGCCGAGGAGGCCCCCGGCGTCTACAAGGACGTCGACGAGGTCGTCCGGGTCTCCGACGAACTCGGCATCGGCGACAAGGTCGCGCGGACGTTCCCCGTCTGCAACATCAAGGGCTGA
- a CDS encoding helix-turn-helix domain-containing protein, which produces MSTIAELAVPADEFALRRTLEATDALTVEIERVVAYDPDAVMPYVWFGGDDSTLATVDDALADDPTVDEAELLTDTSDERLYRMSWVDDVTVMLHILTEEQATVLDAAVEDTQWRFRVLFPERDALSRTYEFATDRGLTIGVRKIHRLDETHETRHGLTDAQYETLVAALDHGYYEIPREMDMEALSDELEVSHQALSERLRRAHRTLVEEAVDVTERDGNGPL; this is translated from the coding sequence ATGAGCACGATCGCCGAACTCGCGGTCCCCGCCGACGAGTTCGCGCTTCGCCGGACGCTCGAGGCAACGGACGCGCTCACCGTCGAAATCGAACGCGTCGTCGCGTACGATCCGGACGCGGTCATGCCGTACGTCTGGTTCGGCGGGGACGACTCGACGCTCGCGACGGTCGACGACGCCCTCGCGGACGACCCGACCGTCGACGAGGCCGAACTGCTCACGGATACCAGCGACGAGCGACTGTACCGGATGAGCTGGGTCGACGACGTCACCGTCATGTTGCACATCCTGACCGAGGAGCAGGCCACGGTCCTCGACGCGGCCGTCGAAGACACGCAGTGGCGGTTTCGCGTCCTCTTTCCGGAACGGGACGCACTCTCCCGGACCTACGAGTTCGCGACCGATCGGGGTCTGACGATCGGCGTCAGGAAGATCCACCGGCTCGACGAGACCCACGAGACTCGCCACGGGCTCACCGACGCCCAGTACGAGACGCTGGTCGCGGCCCTCGATCACGGCTACTACGAGATCCCACGGGAGATGGACATGGAGGCCCTCTCGGACGAACTCGAGGTTTCTCACCAGGCGCTGTCCGAACGGCTCAGACGGGCCCACCGGACGCTCGTCGAGGAGGCAGTCGACGTTACCGAACGCGACGGGAACGGCCCACTCTAG
- the moaA gene encoding GTP 3',8-cyclase MoaA, whose protein sequence is MLTDEFGREVTGVRISLTDRCNFDCVYCHNEGLGDTRGPMDPQNDEMTTDDVVRFLEVAAEFDVDAVKFTGGEPMLRQDLEEIIDRTPDSMEVSLTTNGTFLPGRAEDLVDAGLERVNVSQDALDPDDFAEITKSGAYERVLEGVEAALDAGLDPVKLNMVVFEHTAGYVPEMVDHVAENDGLQLQLIEYMPELTGKPEWNIDIGRVHDWLAEQAVEIEHREMHDRKRYWIGSGDESTAAQPSSPNDADLGMVEIVDPVENPTFCANCHRVRVTHEGYLKGCLNRNDDLRPMGEMSKPEIRDAFREVVANRVPYYGEYMIQNDQGEWELNEEYLEIEPPAD, encoded by the coding sequence ATGCTCACCGACGAATTCGGGCGCGAGGTCACCGGGGTCCGTATCTCGCTCACCGATCGGTGTAACTTCGACTGTGTCTACTGTCACAACGAGGGGCTCGGCGACACCAGGGGACCGATGGATCCACAGAACGACGAGATGACGACCGACGACGTCGTCCGATTTCTCGAGGTCGCCGCCGAGTTCGACGTTGACGCAGTCAAGTTCACCGGTGGCGAGCCGATGCTCCGGCAGGATCTCGAGGAGATCATCGATCGCACGCCCGATTCGATGGAGGTCTCGCTGACGACGAACGGAACCTTCCTTCCCGGCCGCGCCGAGGACCTCGTCGACGCCGGCCTCGAACGGGTCAACGTCTCACAGGACGCGCTCGATCCGGACGACTTCGCCGAGATCACGAAAAGCGGCGCGTACGAACGGGTCCTAGAGGGCGTCGAGGCGGCACTCGACGCCGGCCTCGACCCGGTCAAGCTCAACATGGTCGTCTTCGAGCACACCGCGGGCTACGTGCCGGAGATGGTCGACCACGTCGCCGAAAACGACGGGCTCCAGCTCCAGTTGATCGAGTACATGCCCGAACTAACGGGCAAGCCCGAGTGGAACATCGACATCGGGCGCGTCCACGACTGGCTCGCCGAGCAGGCCGTCGAGATCGAACACCGCGAGATGCACGATCGAAAGCGGTACTGGATCGGCAGCGGTGACGAGAGCACCGCGGCCCAACCCTCCTCGCCGAACGATGCGGATCTCGGGATGGTCGAAATCGTCGATCCCGTCGAGAACCCGACGTTCTGCGCGAACTGCCACCGCGTCCGGGTCACCCACGAGGGGTACCTGAAGGGCTGTCTCAACCGCAACGACGACCTCCGACCGATGGGCGAGATGAGCAAGCCCGAGATCCGCGACGCGTTCCGCGAGGTCGTCGCGAATCGGGTGCCCTACTACGGCGAGTACATGATCCAGAACGACCAGGGCGAGTGGGAACTGAACGAGGAGTACCTCGAAATCGAGCCGCCGGCGGATTGA
- a CDS encoding 30S ribosomal protein S13, whose translation MSEEAPQEQQEDEDLRYFVRIGQTDLDGTKSVERSLSEMNGIGRRTARIIADEAGVDRTATFGRLDDDVIDEVVELVENYADEVPDWLNNRQGDFYTGETTHEIGNDLQLTRQHDINRMKMIDSYRGVRHKRGQKVRGQRTKSTGRTEGTIGVNVEEIREEQAEEAAEEGEGE comes from the coding sequence ATGAGCGAGGAAGCACCTCAAGAACAACAGGAGGACGAAGACCTTCGATACTTCGTCCGCATCGGTCAAACCGACCTCGACGGAACGAAGTCCGTCGAGCGCTCGCTCTCGGAGATGAACGGGATCGGTCGTCGGACCGCCCGGATCATCGCCGACGAAGCGGGCGTCGATCGGACGGCGACGTTCGGTCGACTCGACGACGACGTCATCGACGAGGTCGTCGAACTCGTAGAGAACTACGCCGACGAAGTCCCCGACTGGCTCAACAACCGCCAGGGAGACTTCTACACCGGCGAAACGACCCACGAGATCGGAAACGACCTCCAGTTGACCCGACAGCACGATATCAACCGGATGAAGATGATCGACTCCTACAGGGGCGTTCGCCACAAGCGCGGCCAGAAGGTCCGCGGCCAGCGAACCAAGTCCACCGGCCGAACGGAGGGCACCATCGGAGTCAACGTCGAAGAGATCCGCGAAGAACAGGCCGAAGAAGCCGCCGAAGAGGGAGAGGGTGAATAA
- a CDS encoding 30S ribosomal protein S4 has protein sequence MPLGTDTKQYETPNHPYQGERIATEHSLLDRYGLKNKEELWRAQSQLRSYRREARDLLGQAQGDEAVIRRSEEFLGRLKRVGILDEEDELGDVLSLEIEDVLERRLQTVVYRKGLANTTQQARQFITHGHVVVGDQRHRIPSYVVDVDEEDLVAFDENSPLADELHPERAEGQ, from the coding sequence ATGCCACTGGGCACTGACACCAAGCAGTACGAGACGCCGAACCACCCCTACCAGGGTGAACGCATCGCGACCGAACACTCCCTGCTCGATCGCTACGGCCTGAAGAACAAAGAAGAGCTCTGGCGGGCCCAGTCCCAGCTTCGCTCCTACCGGCGCGAGGCCCGGGACCTGCTCGGCCAGGCCCAGGGCGACGAGGCCGTCATCCGCCGCTCCGAGGAGTTCCTCGGACGGCTCAAGCGCGTCGGCATCCTCGACGAGGAAGACGAACTCGGCGACGTCCTCTCGCTGGAAATCGAGGACGTCCTCGAGCGCCGGCTCCAGACGGTCGTCTACCGCAAGGGGCTCGCCAACACCACCCAGCAGGCACGCCAGTTCATCACCCACGGCCACGTCGTGGTCGGTGACCAGCGCCACCGGATCCCGTCGTACGTCGTCGACGTCGACGAGGAGGACCTCGTGGCGTTCGACGAGAACAGTCCGCTCGCGGACGAACTTCACCCCGAACGCGCGGAGGGTCAGTAA
- a CDS encoding 30S ribosomal protein S11, with product MSQDDEKWGIAHVHASFNNTVMTVTDLTGAETIAKSSGGTAVKQNRDEASPYAAMQMAESVAEEVKAAGITGLHVRVRGPGGNLQKSPGPGAQATIRALARSGIEIGRIEDVTPIPHDGSRAPKGKGGY from the coding sequence ATGAGTCAGGACGACGAAAAGTGGGGCATCGCCCACGTGCACGCATCGTTCAACAATACCGTCATGACCGTGACCGATCTCACGGGCGCGGAGACGATCGCCAAGTCCTCCGGCGGGACGGCGGTCAAGCAGAACCGCGACGAGGCCTCGCCGTACGCGGCCATGCAGATGGCCGAGTCCGTCGCCGAGGAGGTCAAGGCGGCCGGCATCACCGGCCTGCACGTCCGCGTGCGTGGCCCCGGCGGGAACCTCCAGAAGTCCCCCGGCCCCGGCGCACAGGCGACGATCCGCGCACTCGCCCGATCGGGTATCGAGATCGGACGCATCGAGGACGTCACGCCGATCCCGCACGACGGATCGCGCGCTCCGAAAGGCAAGGGCGGCTACTAG